The Apium graveolens cultivar Ventura chromosome 6, ASM990537v1, whole genome shotgun sequence genome contains a region encoding:
- the LOC141668788 gene encoding uncharacterized protein At4g28440-like — translation MAEEKKQPVFCKVAELRPGTYGLNLTVKVVSTKVVTQRGPGRQMRLVECLVGDETGMIIFTARNDQVELMKEGATVILRNAKIDLFKGSMRLAVDKWGRVESTADATFSVKEDSNLSLIEFEVVNVVEV, via the exons ATGGCAGAGGAAAAGAAACAGCCTGTGTTCTGTAAGGTTGCGGAACTTCGACCTGGAACTTATGGGCTTAATCTGACTGTAAAGGTTGTTAGTACTAAGGTGGTCACACAGAGAGGCCCGGGACGGCAAATGCGTCTTGTTGAATGCTTGGTTGGTGATGAAACTGGAATGATAATCTTCACGGCTAGAAACGATCAAG TTGAATTAATGAAAGAAGGTGCTACTGTTATTTTGCGTAATGCAAAAATTGACTTGTTCAAAGGATCAATGAGGCTTGCTGTGGATAAATGGGGCCGTGTTGAAAGCACCGCGGACGCCACCTTCTCGGTAAAAGAAGATAGCAATTTGTCCCTGATCGAATTTGAGGTAGTGAATGTTGTGGAAGTGTGA